From Vanrija pseudolonga chromosome 1, complete sequence, a single genomic window includes:
- the YNL108C_0 gene encoding putative protein, giving the protein MLENIYIARHGYRADFEDSSVLTSVTGMFKDPPLAESGLKQADELATFLSRPPAPLPTPDALFSSPFHRTMQTIQPLALALEQDVSLEHGAGEWFSPAAPGSGLLPRPAGPSTLQDHFDMKLADYDATYFPKREGEKLDDLTERIDTFLSAFVRRVEAERPDVRTLLIVSHAAVVVQVGRALTGDYALDFPAATASLSLYRRKGLSSLSAARAHGGVRGELFGPGKPVLGDWEVVFKNSVEHLSGGVQHSWGFADLNLLPNGDVVFDAGDGKPFTDADLLPVGLAEEFKAYVK; this is encoded by the exons ATGCTCGAAAACATCTACATCGCGCGACACGGCTACCGCGCCGACTTTGAGGACAGCAGCGTCCTGACGAGCGTGACGGGCATGTTCAAGGACCCTCCG CTTGCCGAGTCTGGCCtcaagcaggccgacgagctcgcgacgTTCCtctcccgcccgcccgctccccTCCCCACACCCGACGCGCTCTTCTCCAGCCCGTTCCATCGCACCATGCAGACCAtccagccgctcgcgctcgcgctggagCAGGACGTcagcctcgagcacggcgcggggGAGTG GTTCTCGCCCGCGGCCCCGGGCTCCGGCCTGCTCCCACGCCCTGCCGGCCCCTCGACGCTGCAGGACCACTTCGACATGAAACTCGCCGACTACGACGCGACATACTTCCCCAAACGggagggcgagaagctcgacgacctgacAGAACGCATCGATACTTTCCTGTCCGCGttcgtgcgccgcgtcgaggctgagcgGCCAGACGTGCGCACGCTGCTGATTGTCTCTCacgccgcggtggtggtacAGGTCGGGCGCGCCCTGACGGGCGACTACGCGCTCGACTtccccgccgcgacggccagCTTGTCGCTTTACCGCCGCAAAGGGCTCTCGAGCCTgtcggctgcgcgcgcacatGGCGGCGTGAGAGGCGAGCTGTTTGGCCCCGGCAAGCCGGTGCTCGGGGACTGGGAGGTCGTGTTTAAGAACAGCGTCGAGCATCTCtccggcggcgtgcagcacTCGTGGGGC TTTGCCGACCTCAACCTCTTGCCCAATGGCGACGTTGTCTTcgacgctggcgacggcaagcctttcaccgacgccgacttgcTGCCCGTCGGTCTCGCCGAG